One region of Pseudomonas glycinae genomic DNA includes:
- a CDS encoding aldehyde dehydrogenase family protein, translating into MRYAHPGTEGAKVSFKSKYGNYIGGEFVAPVKGQYFTNTSPVNGQPIAEFPRSTAEDIEKALDAAHAAADAWGSTSAQARSLILLKIADRIEQNLETLAITETWDNGKAIRETLNADIPLAADHFRYFAGCLRAQEGSAAEIDGNTVAYHIHEPLGVVGQIIPWNFPILMAAWKLAPALAAGNCVVLKPAEQTPLGISVLLELIGDLLPPGVLNVVQGFGKEAGEALATSKRIAKIAFTGSTPVGSHIMKCAAENIIPSTVELGGKSPNIFFEDIMQAEPSFIEKAAEGLVLAFFNQGEVCTCPSRALVQESIYPQFMEAVMKKVSQIKRGDPLDTDTMVGAQASEQQFDKILSYLEIAKGEGAELLTGGKVEKLEGNLASGYYIQPTLLKGTNKMRVFQEEIFGPVVSITTFKDEAEALAIANDTEFGLGAGLWTRDINRAYRMGRAIKAGRVWTNCYHLYPAHAAFGGYKKSGVGRETHKMMLDHYQQTKNLLVSYDINPLGFF; encoded by the coding sequence ATGCGTTACGCTCACCCCGGTACTGAAGGCGCCAAAGTCTCGTTCAAAAGCAAGTACGGTAACTACATCGGCGGCGAGTTCGTCGCGCCTGTCAAAGGTCAGTACTTCACCAACACCTCGCCAGTAAATGGCCAACCGATTGCCGAATTCCCGCGTTCCACGGCCGAAGACATCGAAAAAGCCCTGGACGCCGCCCATGCCGCTGCCGACGCCTGGGGTTCCACTTCTGCCCAGGCCCGTTCGCTGATCCTGCTGAAAATCGCCGACCGTATCGAACAGAACCTCGAAACCCTGGCGATCACCGAAACCTGGGACAACGGCAAAGCCATCCGCGAAACCCTCAACGCCGACATCCCGCTGGCCGCTGACCACTTCCGCTATTTCGCCGGGTGCCTGCGCGCCCAGGAAGGCAGCGCCGCCGAGATCGACGGCAATACCGTGGCCTATCACATCCATGAACCACTGGGCGTGGTCGGCCAGATCATCCCGTGGAACTTCCCGATCCTGATGGCCGCGTGGAAACTCGCCCCGGCCCTGGCGGCCGGCAACTGCGTGGTGCTCAAGCCTGCCGAGCAAACCCCGCTGGGCATCAGCGTGCTGCTGGAACTGATCGGCGACCTGCTGCCGCCGGGCGTGCTCAACGTGGTGCAAGGGTTCGGCAAAGAAGCCGGCGAAGCCCTGGCTACCAGCAAACGCATCGCCAAGATTGCCTTCACCGGCTCGACCCCGGTCGGCTCGCACATCATGAAATGCGCCGCCGAAAACATCATTCCGTCCACCGTGGAACTGGGCGGCAAGTCGCCGAACATCTTCTTCGAAGACATCATGCAGGCCGAGCCAAGCTTCATCGAAAAAGCCGCCGAAGGCCTGGTGCTGGCGTTCTTCAATCAGGGCGAAGTCTGCACCTGCCCGTCCCGTGCACTGGTTCAGGAATCGATCTATCCGCAGTTCATGGAAGCGGTGATGAAGAAGGTCAGCCAGATCAAACGTGGCGACCCGCTCGACACCGACACCATGGTCGGCGCCCAGGCGTCCGAGCAGCAATTCGACAAGATCCTTTCCTACCTGGAAATCGCCAAGGGCGAAGGTGCCGAACTGCTGACCGGCGGCAAGGTGGAAAAACTCGAAGGCAACCTGGCTTCCGGTTACTACATCCAGCCGACCCTGCTCAAGGGCACCAACAAGATGCGTGTGTTCCAGGAAGAAATCTTCGGCCCGGTGGTGAGCATCACCACCTTCAAGGACGAAGCCGAAGCCCTGGCGATTGCCAACGACACCGAGTTCGGCCTGGGGGCCGGGCTCTGGACCCGCGACATCAACCGCGCCTATCGCATGGGTCGCGCCATCAAGGCCGGTCGTGTGTGGACCAACTGCTACCACCTGTACCCGGCGCACGCCGCGTTCGGCGGGTACAAGAAATCCGGTGTCGGCCGTGAAACCCACAAGATGATGCTCGACCACTACCAACAGACCAAAAACCTGCTGGTGAGCTACGACATCAATCCGCTGGGCTTCTTCTAA
- the ppa gene encoding inorganic diphosphatase produces MSYSKIPAGKDLPNDIYVAIEIPANHAPIKYEIDKDSDCLFVDRFMATPMFYPANYGYIPNTLADDGDPLDVLVVTPYPVAPGSVIRARPVGILNMTDDGGGDAKVIAVPHDKLSQLYVDVKEYTDLPALLIQQIEHFFANYKDLEKGKWVKIEGWDGADAARAAITKSVAAYKG; encoded by the coding sequence ATGAGCTACAGCAAGATTCCGGCTGGCAAAGACCTGCCGAACGACATCTACGTCGCGATCGAGATCCCGGCCAACCACGCGCCGATCAAATACGAAATCGACAAAGACAGCGATTGCCTGTTCGTTGACCGTTTCATGGCCACCCCGATGTTCTACCCGGCCAACTACGGTTACATCCCGAACACCCTGGCTGACGACGGTGACCCCCTCGACGTGCTGGTCGTAACCCCTTACCCGGTGGCGCCAGGCTCGGTGATCCGCGCGCGTCCGGTCGGCATCCTGAACATGACCGACGACGGCGGCGGCGATGCCAAAGTCATCGCCGTTCCACACGACAAGCTGTCCCAGCTGTATGTGGACGTGAAGGAATACACCGACCTGCCGGCCCTGCTGATCCAGCAGATCGAGCACTTCTTCGCGAACTACAAAGATCTCGAAAAAGGCAAATGGGTGAAAATCGAAGGCTGGGACGGCGCAGACGCCGCCCGCGCCGCGATCACCAAGTCGGTTGCTGCCTACAAAGGCTAA
- a CDS encoding zinc-dependent peptidase: MWSLSAWRRRRILAKHPIADDMWQRVRHHLSFLDGLSAEEDQWLREASVLFLEDKHLTALPGVELHQEQRLLLAAQAQLPLLHLGDLNWYQGFHEIVLYPDDFLSPQRHRDASGVEHEWDGEHSGEAWQQGPIILAWPGVMASGGWEGYNLVIHELAHKLDMLNGDANGLPPLHADMRVSDWAEVMQAAYDDLNRQLDRHPDAETAIDPYAAENPAEFFAVTSEYFFSAPDLLHEAYPQVYAQLQLFYRQDPLARLKQLQATDPVYQAHE, encoded by the coding sequence ATGTGGTCGCTGAGCGCCTGGCGCCGCCGGCGCATTCTGGCGAAGCACCCGATTGCCGACGATATGTGGCAGCGGGTGCGCCATCACCTGAGTTTTCTCGATGGCCTCAGTGCCGAAGAAGACCAGTGGCTGCGCGAAGCCAGCGTGCTGTTCCTCGAAGACAAACACCTGACCGCACTGCCCGGCGTCGAACTGCACCAGGAACAACGCCTGCTGCTCGCTGCCCAGGCCCAATTGCCGCTTTTGCATCTGGGCGATCTGAACTGGTATCAGGGTTTCCACGAAATTGTCCTCTACCCCGACGACTTCCTCAGTCCCCAACGCCATCGCGATGCCAGTGGCGTCGAGCATGAGTGGGACGGCGAACACAGTGGCGAAGCCTGGCAACAAGGGCCGATCATCCTCGCCTGGCCGGGCGTGATGGCCAGTGGTGGCTGGGAAGGCTACAACCTGGTGATCCACGAACTGGCGCACAAACTCGACATGCTCAACGGCGACGCCAATGGCCTGCCACCGCTGCACGCCGACATGCGGGTCAGCGACTGGGCCGAGGTGATGCAGGCAGCGTACGACGACCTCAATCGCCAGCTCGACCGCCATCCCGATGCCGAAACCGCCATCGACCCGTATGCCGCCGAGAACCCGGCCGAATTCTTCGCCGTCACCAGTGAGTACTTCTTCAGCGCTCCGGATCTGCTGCACGAGGCTTATCCACAGGTGTATGCGCAATTGCAGCTTTTCTACCGCCAGGATCCGTTGGCGCGCCTGAAGCAACTTCAGGCCACCGACCCGGTCTATCAGGCTCACGAGTAA
- a CDS encoding S24 family peptidase, whose product MRKNTSGPRFKALLEAANISTTGFAKFWGTEAQNVHNWYTRGVPAYRMEEVARLLSVNSQWLKTGEGPKEAPHLHAAGTTLDAQAIQGVYTVIESSDIELPLYKETPTAPGSGKTHVIKDPEQTIRLPRSHLEALEIRPTDAICTHMIGNSMAEKIEDGSTLAIDRGLTQVVDGEIYAIEHDGMLRIKYLHRMPGNALRLRSHNSAEYPDEIFRASQIEEQRIHVLGWVFWWSTLGKRRPVVPFL is encoded by the coding sequence ATGAGAAAGAACACTAGCGGTCCAAGATTCAAGGCACTCCTGGAAGCTGCGAACATCTCGACGACGGGTTTCGCAAAGTTCTGGGGCACGGAAGCCCAAAACGTTCATAACTGGTACACCCGGGGCGTACCGGCGTATCGCATGGAAGAGGTCGCTCGCCTGCTGTCCGTCAACAGCCAATGGCTGAAGACCGGCGAAGGCCCGAAGGAGGCCCCGCACCTGCATGCAGCCGGTACCACGCTGGATGCCCAAGCGATCCAGGGTGTCTATACGGTGATCGAATCCAGCGACATCGAACTGCCCCTCTACAAGGAAACACCGACCGCCCCCGGCTCCGGCAAGACCCACGTCATCAAGGACCCGGAACAAACCATCCGCCTGCCCCGCAGCCACCTCGAAGCCCTGGAAATCCGCCCCACCGACGCCATCTGCACACACATGATCGGCAACAGCATGGCCGAGAAAATCGAAGACGGCTCCACCCTCGCCATCGACCGTGGCCTCACCCAGGTGGTGGACGGCGAAATCTACGCCATCGAACACGACGGCATGCTGCGCATCAAATACCTGCACCGCATGCCCGGCAACGCCTTGCGCCTGCGCAGCCACAACAGCGCCGAATACCCGGACGAGATCTTCCGGGCCTCGCAGATCGAAGAGCAGAGGATTCATGTGCTGGGGTGGGTGTTCTGGTGGTCGACGCTGGGCAAGCGGCGGCCGGTGGTGCCGTTTCTCTGA
- the eat gene encoding ethanolamine permease, giving the protein MTSTTQLKPTLGTLHLWGIAVGLVISGEYFGWSYGWGTAGTLGFLVTALMVATMYTCFIFSFTELTTAIPHAGGPFAYSRRAFGEKGGLIAGIATLIEFVFAPPAIAMAIGAYLNVQYPGLDPKLAAVGAYFVFMTLNILGVSIAATFELVVTVLAVAELLVFMGVVAPGFSFSNFVLNGWSGANEFTMGAIPGIFAAIPFAIWFFLAIEGAAMAAEEAKDPKRTIPRAYVSGILTLVFLAIGVMVMAGGVGDWRQLSNINDPLPQAMKAVVGNNSTWMHMLVWIGLFGLVASFHGIILGYSRQFFALARAGYLPKGLAKLSRFQTPHRAILAGGVVGIAAIYSDGLVNLQGMTLTAAMITMSVFGAIVMYIISMLSLFKLRKTEPNLERTFRAPGYPVVPAIALFLAVVCLVAMAWFNTLIGCVFLGFMAAGYLYFQLTAKQRSEAPADAMLEGI; this is encoded by the coding sequence ATGACTTCCACCACACAGCTCAAACCCACACTCGGCACCCTGCACCTCTGGGGCATTGCCGTCGGCCTGGTGATCTCCGGCGAATACTTCGGCTGGAGTTACGGCTGGGGCACCGCGGGAACCCTGGGTTTCCTGGTCACGGCCCTGATGGTCGCCACCATGTACACCTGCTTTATCTTCAGTTTCACCGAGCTGACCACCGCGATTCCCCACGCAGGCGGGCCGTTTGCCTACAGCCGTCGGGCGTTCGGCGAGAAAGGCGGATTGATCGCCGGCATCGCCACCCTGATCGAATTCGTGTTCGCCCCGCCCGCCATTGCCATGGCCATCGGCGCCTATCTGAATGTGCAATATCCGGGGCTCGATCCCAAACTCGCGGCGGTCGGCGCGTATTTCGTGTTCATGACCCTGAACATCCTTGGCGTCAGCATCGCTGCGACCTTCGAATTGGTGGTCACCGTGCTCGCCGTCGCGGAGTTGCTGGTGTTCATGGGCGTGGTCGCACCGGGCTTCAGCTTCAGCAACTTCGTGCTCAACGGCTGGTCCGGCGCCAATGAGTTCACGATGGGCGCGATTCCGGGCATTTTCGCGGCGATTCCCTTCGCGATCTGGTTCTTCCTCGCTATCGAAGGCGCGGCCATGGCGGCCGAGGAAGCCAAGGATCCGAAACGCACGATTCCACGGGCCTACGTCAGCGGCATCCTGACCCTGGTGTTCCTGGCCATCGGCGTGATGGTGATGGCCGGCGGCGTCGGCGACTGGCGCCAACTGTCGAACATCAACGACCCGCTGCCGCAGGCGATGAAAGCGGTGGTCGGCAACAATTCGACGTGGATGCACATGCTGGTGTGGATCGGCCTGTTCGGTCTGGTGGCAAGTTTCCACGGGATCATCCTCGGCTACTCGCGGCAATTCTTCGCTTTGGCCCGGGCCGGTTATCTACCCAAAGGCCTGGCCAAACTCTCGCGCTTCCAGACCCCGCACCGGGCGATCCTGGCCGGCGGCGTGGTCGGCATCGCGGCGATCTACAGCGACGGCCTGGTCAATCTGCAAGGCATGACCCTGACGGCGGCGATGATCACCATGTCAGTGTTCGGCGCCATCGTGATGTACATCATCAGCATGCTCAGCCTGTTCAAACTGCGCAAAACCGAGCCGAACCTGGAGCGCACCTTCCGCGCACCGGGCTATCCGGTGGTGCCGGCCATCGCGCTGTTCCTGGCCGTGGTGTGCCTGGTGGCGATGGCCTGGTTCAACACGCTGATCGGCTGCGTGTTCCTCGGCTTCATGGCCGCCGGTTACCTGTATTTCCAGCTGACCGCCAAGCAACGCTCCGAGGCACCGGCAGACGCTATGCTCGAAGGTATCTAA
- a CDS encoding ethanolamine ammonia-lyase subunit EutB produces the protein MAAFAHTVGAQTYRFDSLKDVMAKASPARSGDFLAGVAALNDGERVAAQMALADIPLTHFLQEALIPYESDEVTRLIIDSHDKQAFAVVSHLTVGGFRDWLLSEAAGEQSLRALAPGLTPEMVAAVSKIMRVQDLVLVAQKIRVVTKFRGTLGLRGRLSTRLQPNHPTDEPSGIAASILDGLLYGNGDAMIGINPATDSIASICAMLEMLDAIIQRYDIPTQACVLTHVTTSIEAINRGVPLDLVFQSIAGTEAANASFGINLNILQEGYEAGLSLNRGTLGQNLMYFETGQGSALSANAHHGVDQQTCETRAYAVARHFKPFLVNTVVGFIGPEYLYNGKQIIRAGLEDHFCGKLLGVPMGCDICYTNHAEADQDDMDTLLTLLGVAGINFIMGIPGSDDIMLNYQTTSFHDALYARQTLGLKPAPEFEQWLANMGIFTQADGKVRFGNNLPPAFRQALAQLG, from the coding sequence ATGGCTGCATTTGCCCATACCGTCGGCGCCCAGACCTACCGTTTCGACAGTCTCAAGGACGTCATGGCCAAGGCCAGCCCGGCGCGCTCCGGAGACTTCCTGGCGGGCGTCGCCGCCCTTAACGATGGGGAGCGAGTCGCCGCGCAAATGGCGCTGGCCGACATCCCGCTCACGCATTTCTTGCAGGAAGCGCTGATTCCCTACGAATCCGATGAAGTCACCCGACTGATCATCGACAGCCATGACAAACAGGCCTTTGCGGTCGTCAGCCATCTCACGGTTGGCGGCTTTCGCGACTGGCTTCTGAGCGAAGCGGCCGGTGAGCAGAGCCTGCGCGCGCTCGCCCCCGGCCTGACGCCGGAAATGGTTGCCGCAGTATCGAAAATCATGCGCGTGCAGGATCTGGTGCTGGTGGCGCAGAAGATCCGCGTCGTCACCAAATTTCGCGGCACCTTGGGCCTGCGTGGACGGTTATCCACAAGGCTGCAACCCAATCACCCGACCGACGAACCGTCCGGCATCGCCGCGAGCATTCTCGACGGCCTGCTGTACGGCAACGGCGACGCGATGATCGGCATCAACCCGGCCACCGACAGCATCGCTTCGATCTGTGCGATGTTGGAAATGCTCGACGCGATCATCCAGCGCTACGACATTCCGACCCAGGCCTGCGTGCTGACCCACGTCACCACCTCTATAGAAGCGATCAACCGTGGCGTGCCGCTGGATCTGGTGTTCCAGTCGATCGCCGGCACCGAAGCGGCCAACGCCAGTTTCGGTATCAACCTGAACATCTTGCAGGAAGGTTATGAAGCAGGCCTGAGCCTCAATCGTGGCACCCTCGGGCAGAATCTGATGTATTTCGAGACCGGCCAGGGCAGTGCACTGTCAGCCAACGCCCACCACGGCGTCGATCAACAGACCTGCGAGACTCGGGCCTACGCCGTGGCGCGGCATTTCAAGCCGTTTCTGGTGAACACCGTCGTGGGATTCATCGGCCCGGAATACCTCTACAACGGTAAGCAAATCATCCGCGCCGGCCTCGAGGACCACTTCTGTGGCAAGCTGCTCGGTGTGCCGATGGGCTGCGACATCTGCTACACCAACCACGCCGAAGCCGACCAGGACGACATGGACACCCTGCTGACCCTGCTGGGTGTGGCGGGGATCAACTTCATCATGGGCATCCCCGGCTCCGACGACATCATGCTCAACTACCAGACCACCTCGTTCCACGACGCGCTCTACGCGCGCCAGACCCTGGGCCTGAAACCGGCGCCGGAGTTCGAGCAGTGGCTGGCGAACATGGGCATCTTCACCCAGGCGGACGGCAAGGTCCGCTTCGGCAACAACCTGCCGCCGGCCTTCCGCCAGGCGTTGGCGCAACTGGGATGA
- a CDS encoding DedA family protein: MDFNPLDLILHLDVYLDLLVNNYGPWIYAILFLVIFCETGLVVMPFLPGDSLLFIAGAVAAGGGMDPVLLAGLLMLAAILGDSTNYVIGRTAGEKLFSNPNSKIFRRDYLQQTHDFYDKHGGKTVTLARFLPIIRTFAPFVAGVAKMPYPRFFGFSVFGTVLWVGGLVTLGYFFGNVPFIKKNLSLLVVGIILLSLIPMIIGVVRSRFGGAKAQSH, translated from the coding sequence ATGGATTTCAACCCGCTCGACCTTATCCTGCATCTCGACGTTTACCTCGACCTGCTGGTGAATAATTACGGGCCATGGATCTACGCCATCCTGTTTCTGGTGATCTTCTGCGAGACCGGTCTGGTCGTGATGCCATTCCTGCCGGGTGACTCCCTGCTGTTCATCGCCGGCGCAGTGGCTGCGGGCGGCGGTATGGATCCGGTATTGCTGGCGGGCCTGCTGATGCTCGCGGCGATCCTCGGCGACAGCACCAACTACGTGATCGGACGAACGGCCGGTGAAAAACTGTTCAGCAATCCGAATTCGAAGATCTTCCGCCGCGACTATCTGCAACAGACCCACGACTTTTACGACAAGCACGGTGGCAAGACTGTAACCCTGGCGCGCTTCCTGCCGATCATCCGCACCTTTGCCCCGTTCGTCGCCGGTGTCGCGAAGATGCCTTACCCGCGCTTCTTCGGGTTCAGCGTGTTCGGTACGGTTCTGTGGGTCGGCGGTCTGGTGACGCTGGGCTACTTCTTCGGCAACGTGCCGTTCATCAAGAAAAACCTGTCGCTGCTGGTGGTTGGCATTATTCTGCTGTCGCTGATTCCGATGATCATCGGCGTGGTTCGCAGCCGTTTCGGCGGCGCCAAAGCCCAATCGCACTAA
- a CDS encoding YfaP family protein produces MTLRYPQVLLLLCVVAAVSSVNAADGVKLDTPVGGWRSGAPEGEGESFRQTVNYPASSVSTPIGQANTARISGEIKATPKNKEPGRLIVNGVSMPLKIDDSGRFDRPFSFPNGSNSVEVRSPDGQQRHRTQFLNTSGGATPAKLRVLLAWDSDGTDLDLHLVTPDGAHIWYGDRVAPNGAALDVDVTTGYGPEIFAMPAPIKGQYLVYVNYFGGGYRGDDEGGEEAVQPLTTAQVTVITEEGTPSEKMETFIVPMRAVGELTLVKSFSYP; encoded by the coding sequence ATGACACTCCGTTATCCACAGGTCTTGCTGTTGCTCTGCGTAGTTGCCGCTGTTTCGTCGGTGAACGCCGCTGACGGCGTCAAACTCGACACCCCGGTCGGCGGCTGGCGCAGCGGCGCGCCCGAAGGCGAGGGCGAAAGCTTTCGCCAGACCGTCAACTACCCGGCCTCCTCGGTGAGCACCCCGATCGGCCAGGCCAACACCGCCCGAATCAGCGGCGAAATCAAAGCCACACCGAAAAACAAAGAGCCCGGACGCCTGATCGTCAATGGCGTCAGCATGCCGCTGAAAATCGACGACAGCGGCCGCTTCGACCGCCCGTTCTCGTTTCCCAACGGCAGCAACAGCGTCGAGGTCCGCAGCCCGGATGGTCAGCAACGGCACCGCACGCAGTTCCTCAACACCAGTGGCGGCGCTACTCCAGCCAAGTTGCGGGTGTTGCTGGCGTGGGACAGCGATGGCACTGACCTCGACCTGCACTTGGTCACGCCTGATGGCGCGCACATCTGGTATGGCGACCGCGTTGCCCCCAATGGCGCTGCTCTGGATGTCGACGTGACCACCGGCTACGGCCCGGAAATCTTCGCCATGCCGGCGCCGATCAAGGGGCAGTATCTGGTGTATGTGAATTATTTTGGCGGTGGGTATCGCGGGGATGATGAGGGAGGGGAAGAGGCGGTGCAGCCGTTGACCACCGCGCAGGTGACGGTGATTACGGAGGAGGGGACGCCTAGCGAGAAGATGGAGACTTTCATCGTGCCGATGCGGGCGGTGGGGGAATTGACGTTGGTGAAGTCGTTCAGTTATCCGTGA
- a CDS encoding GNAT family N-acetyltransferase has product MRIIQATLEHLDLLTPLFVKYREFYGSLPYPDSSRAFLEKRLRRKESVIYLALADDDDRKLMGFCQLYPSFSSLSLKRVWILNDIYVAEDARRQLVADNLIRTAKKMAKETQAVRMRVSTSADNEVAQKTYESIGFKEDTEFKNYVLPISDEL; this is encoded by the coding sequence ATGCGGATTATCCAAGCGACCCTCGAACACCTGGATTTGCTGACCCCGTTGTTCGTTAAGTACCGCGAGTTCTACGGCTCCCTGCCCTATCCGGACTCGTCCCGGGCCTTTCTCGAAAAGCGCCTGCGACGCAAGGAATCGGTGATCTACCTGGCCCTGGCCGATGACGACGACAGGAAGCTCATGGGCTTCTGCCAGCTCTACCCGAGTTTTTCCTCCCTGTCGCTCAAGCGCGTGTGGATCCTCAACGACATCTACGTCGCCGAAGACGCCCGCCGTCAGCTCGTGGCCGACAACCTGATCCGCACCGCCAAGAAAATGGCCAAGGAAACCCAGGCCGTGCGCATGCGTGTCTCCACCAGTGCCGACAACGAAGTGGCGCAGAAAACCTACGAATCCATCGGATTCAAGGAAGACACCGAGTTCAAGAACTACGTGCTGCCGATCAGCGACGAGCTCTGA
- the eutC gene encoding ethanolamine ammonia-lyase subunit EutC, giving the protein MSQMEKSPVDPQNPWLELRRLTPARIALGRTGTSLPTSAQLDFQYAHAQARDAVHLPFDHAALSAQLNERQRESLLLHSAAVDRNSYLQRPDLGRKLSDQSAQALREYAEAHPGGVDLVIVVADGLSALAVHRHTLPFLTRLEEQMSADEWSTAPVVLVEQGRVAIGDEIGQLLGAKMVVMLIGERPGLSSPDSLGLYFTYNPKVGLTDAYRNCISNVRLEGLSYGMAAHRLLYLMREACRRQLSGVNLKDEAQVQTLESEAGADMKSNFLLDPPPA; this is encoded by the coding sequence ATGAGTCAGATGGAAAAATCGCCCGTCGATCCGCAAAACCCGTGGCTGGAGCTGCGTCGCCTGACCCCGGCGCGCATTGCCCTAGGGCGCACTGGCACCAGCCTGCCGACGAGTGCACAACTGGATTTCCAGTACGCCCACGCCCAGGCGCGGGATGCGGTGCATTTGCCGTTCGATCACGCCGCGCTGAGCGCTCAACTGAATGAACGCCAGCGTGAAAGTCTGCTGCTGCACAGCGCGGCGGTGGATCGCAACAGCTACCTGCAACGCCCGGATCTGGGGCGCAAGTTGAGCGATCAATCGGCGCAAGCCCTGCGCGAATACGCCGAGGCGCATCCGGGCGGTGTGGATCTGGTGATTGTGGTGGCGGATGGTCTGTCGGCGCTGGCGGTGCATCGACATACCCTGCCGTTCCTGACCCGTCTGGAAGAACAGATGAGCGCCGATGAATGGTCGACAGCGCCGGTAGTGCTGGTGGAACAGGGCCGCGTGGCGATTGGCGATGAAATCGGCCAACTGCTGGGCGCGAAAATGGTCGTGATGCTGATTGGAGAGCGTCCAGGTCTCAGCTCGCCGGACAGCCTGGGTTTATATTTCACCTACAATCCAAAGGTCGGCCTCACCGATGCCTACCGCAACTGCATCTCCAATGTGCGGCTGGAAGGACTCAGCTACGGCATGGCGGCGCATCGCTTGCTGTATCTGATGCGCGAAGCCTGTCGGCGCCAGCTGTCGGGCGTCAATCTGAAGGACGAGGCGCAGGTTCAGACGCTGGAATCGGAAGCCGGTGCAGACATGAAGAGTAATTTCCTACTCGATCCGCCCCCAGCCTGA